A stretch of the Clostridium fungisolvens genome encodes the following:
- the argC gene encoding N-acetyl-gamma-glutamyl-phosphate reductase codes for MNKLRVGIIGATGYVGIELLRLLLTHNEVEVAAISSSSFEGKNITDIYPNLLGYTELKCENTDEVVEKSDLLFLALPHGLSEEIANTAIAKGKKVIDLGADFRLEDENEYEEWYGKKYLYGSLHEKSVYGLCEVNRELIKKSPIIANPGCFPTSIALALTPLLKHKLIKKDGIIIDSKSGVTGAGRGLSLTSHYPESNENISPYKVGGVHRHIPEIEQSLGKAYGEEIRIVFTPHLIPVNRGILSTIYCELNEEVSYEKAYDTLVEAYESEKFVNIVPKGQTASIKSVTLSNNCQISVHFDERANKLILCSVIDNMLKGAAGQAIQNMNIMMGYEENKGLEFLAPAF; via the coding sequence GTGAACAAGTTAAGGGTTGGAATAATAGGTGCTACAGGATATGTAGGTATTGAGCTTTTAAGGTTGCTTCTCACTCATAATGAGGTTGAGGTTGCGGCAATAAGCTCTTCCTCCTTTGAGGGGAAAAACATAACAGATATATACCCTAATCTACTAGGATATACTGAGTTAAAATGTGAGAATACTGATGAGGTTGTAGAAAAGAGTGATCTTCTTTTCTTAGCACTTCCTCATGGATTAAGTGAAGAAATAGCAAATACTGCAATAGCAAAAGGCAAGAAGGTAATAGATTTAGGTGCAGATTTTAGACTTGAAGATGAGAATGAATATGAGGAATGGTACGGAAAGAAGTATTTATATGGAAGTCTTCATGAAAAATCTGTTTATGGACTTTGTGAAGTAAATAGAGAACTTATCAAAAAATCACCTATAATAGCTAATCCAGGATGCTTTCCAACATCCATAGCGTTAGCATTAACTCCATTACTAAAGCACAAGCTTATTAAAAAGGATGGAATAATAATTGATTCTAAATCCGGAGTAACTGGAGCAGGAAGAGGACTTTCATTAACTTCTCATTATCCAGAAAGTAATGAAAATATATCTCCTTACAAGGTTGGAGGAGTTCATAGACATATTCCTGAGATAGAGCAGAGCTTAGGTAAAGCCTATGGTGAAGAAATAAGGATTGTATTTACACCACATCTTATACCAGTAAATAGGGGAATACTTTCAACTATATACTGTGAATTAAATGAAGAAGTGAGCTATGAAAAAGCTTATGACACTTTAGTAGAAGCGTATGAAAGTGAGAAGTTTGTTAATATAGTACCTAAAGGACAGACAGCTTCGATAAAGTCAGTGACATTATCAAATAACTGCCAAATATCAGTTCATTTTGATGAGAGAGCAAATAAGCTTATTCTATGTTCTGTGATAGATAATATGCTAAAGGGAGCCGCAGGTCAGGCTATACAAAATATGAATATAATGATGGGTTATGAAGAAAATAAGGGATTAGAATTTTTAGCACCAGCATTTTAA
- a CDS encoding RrF2 family transcriptional regulator yields MKITQEVDYALRVVLYFCKLDYGTKIEARSISEHEKVPIRFLLKILRKLTHAKIVSSYRGVNGGYSLAKLPQEIHLNDVIEAIDGPTYVAKCIGEPEICNANRSGRCQLHNALNRIQNIVNEQLNGITFDDIMNNKFN; encoded by the coding sequence AGGAAGTAGATTATGCTTTAAGAGTAGTTTTATACTTTTGTAAATTAGATTATGGTACTAAGATAGAAGCAAGATCCATATCAGAACATGAAAAAGTTCCTATAAGATTTTTGCTTAAGATACTTAGAAAGTTGACACATGCGAAGATTGTTAGTTCTTATAGAGGTGTTAATGGTGGTTATTCGTTAGCAAAGCTTCCACAAGAGATCCATTTGAATGATGTTATAGAAGCAATAGATGGACCTACTTATGTTGCTAAATGTATAGGTGAGCCTGAAATATGCAATGCAAATAGATCTGGAAGATGTCAGTTACATAATGCTTTGAATAGAATTCAAAATATAGTTAATGAACAGCTAAATGGTATAACCTTTGATGATATAATGAATAATAAATTTAATTAG
- the argH gene encoding argininosuccinate lyase, with product MKLWGGRFQKETNSLVNAFHSSISFDYRLYEEDIKGSIAHAKMLASCNVISFDDMEKIVEGLKSILENIENGEVNFSEDAEDIHMNVETMLINSIGEVGKKLHTGRSRNDQVALDLRMYVKKEIDKLKNLILKLENSIYKIASENVDTIMPGYTHLQKAQPITFCHHLLAYGEMFKRDYSRLVDCYKRMNVSPLGSGALATTTYPLDRYMVAEELGFDDVTMNSLDGVSDRDYVIELNSALAIIMMHLSRFSEEIILWCTGEFGFIELDDGFSTGSSIMPQKKNPDVAELVRGKTGRVYGGLITLLTMMKGLPLAYNKDMQEDKEAIFDSLDTVKLCIDVFSDMLSTVKVNSGRMRDAAGEGFTNATDGADYLVKKGMPFRDAHKVIGQLVFYCIEKKTKLEDLTLEEFKGFSSLFDKDIYEALDLKNCVERREVVGGPSKSSVNIQLDNLKYFIKKEQKH from the coding sequence ATGAAACTTTGGGGTGGAAGATTTCAAAAGGAAACAAACAGTTTAGTTAATGCATTTCATTCCTCTATATCTTTTGATTATAGATTGTATGAAGAAGATATAAAGGGAAGTATAGCTCATGCAAAAATGCTTGCAAGCTGCAATGTTATTTCTTTTGATGATATGGAGAAGATAGTTGAAGGGCTTAAAAGTATTTTAGAAAACATAGAAAATGGAGAAGTTAATTTTTCAGAAGATGCTGAAGATATACACATGAATGTTGAAACAATGCTTATAAACAGCATAGGTGAAGTTGGTAAAAAGCTTCACACAGGCAGAAGCAGAAATGATCAAGTAGCATTGGATTTAAGAATGTATGTAAAAAAAGAAATTGATAAATTGAAGAACTTAATATTGAAACTTGAAAATTCAATATATAAGATAGCATCTGAAAATGTTGACACCATAATGCCTGGATATACACATCTTCAAAAGGCACAGCCCATAACCTTTTGTCATCATTTGTTAGCTTATGGAGAAATGTTTAAAAGAGATTATTCTAGACTTGTGGATTGTTATAAGAGGATGAATGTATCCCCACTGGGAAGTGGCGCATTAGCAACTACTACTTATCCACTTGATAGATACATGGTAGCGGAAGAATTGGGGTTCGATGACGTTACCATGAATAGTCTAGACGGTGTATCTGATAGAGATTATGTAATAGAACTTAATAGCGCTTTAGCAATAATAATGATGCATTTATCGAGGTTTTCCGAGGAAATAATTCTTTGGTGCACTGGGGAATTCGGTTTTATAGAGCTTGATGATGGGTTTTCTACAGGTTCAAGCATAATGCCACAAAAGAAGAATCCAGATGTAGCAGAGCTTGTTAGAGGAAAAACAGGAAGAGTTTATGGGGGGCTTATAACTCTACTTACAATGATGAAGGGGCTTCCGCTAGCTTATAACAAGGATATGCAAGAAGATAAAGAGGCTATTTTTGATAGCTTAGATACAGTTAAATTATGTATAGATGTATTTAGTGATATGCTTTCAACGGTGAAGGTTAATAGTGGAAGAATGAGAGATGCAGCTGGTGAAGGATTTACCAATGCTACCGATGGAGCAGATTATTTAGTTAAAAAAGGGATGCCTTTTAGGGATGCTCATAAGGTGATTGGACAGCTGGTTTTTTATTGCATTGAAAAGAAAACAAAATTGGAAGATTTAACTTTAGAAGAATTCAAAGGGTTTTCAAGTTTATTTGACAAGGATATTTATGAAGCTTTAGATCTTAAAAATTGTGTTGAACGAAGAGAAGTTGTAGGTGGACCTAGTAAGTCATCTGTAAATATACAATTAGATAATCTAAAATATTTCATTAAAAAAGAGCAAAAGCATTAA
- a CDS encoding hemolysin family protein: MEENLIKSILLVVVLIAINAFLVAAEMSIVSLNKNRIGILADKGDKKAILLRNLTNEPSRFLATIQVGITLAGFFASASAATSLSNSFARFLSKNNVPYSDQIALVIITIVISYFTLVLGELFPKRLALKKSESVAMFTVKPVVMISKITVPFVKFLSFSTNLLIRLFGIDMNNMEERVSEEEIKSMIEVGKEHGVINETEREMINGIFRFDDKLAKEVMIPRTEVFMLDGDEKIADVIEEIVHEKFSRIPIYEDEVDNIIGILYTKDIFSQFITKDIDDIELNKLVREPYFVPETKHIDELFKDIKETKSHMAILIDEYGGFSGIVTLEDLVEEVMGNISDEYDEDEQEIRKIDDNTYSVDGLLSIYRVNEILNLNINSEDTDTIGGFVLEMLGTIPKNIENSIVNYDNITLKIEEMSEKRVERVKIFIQ; encoded by the coding sequence ATGGAAGAAAATTTAATCAAAAGCATTTTATTAGTAGTAGTATTAATTGCTATAAATGCATTTCTTGTAGCAGCTGAGATGTCCATAGTCTCTTTAAATAAAAATAGAATAGGAATTTTAGCTGATAAGGGAGATAAAAAAGCTATACTGCTTAGGAATCTTACAAATGAACCAAGTAGATTTTTAGCCACTATTCAAGTTGGAATAACTCTTGCAGGTTTCTTTGCCAGTGCATCTGCAGCAACGAGTTTATCAAATAGCTTTGCAAGATTTTTATCCAAAAATAATGTGCCTTACAGTGACCAAATTGCATTGGTGATTATAACAATTGTAATATCATACTTTACATTGGTGCTAGGTGAATTATTTCCTAAAAGGTTAGCTCTAAAAAAGTCTGAATCTGTAGCCATGTTTACAGTAAAACCTGTAGTTATGATCTCTAAGATTACAGTACCATTTGTAAAATTTCTTTCTTTCTCAACAAATCTTTTAATAAGGTTATTTGGAATAGATATGAACAACATGGAAGAAAGGGTATCAGAAGAAGAAATAAAATCAATGATAGAAGTAGGGAAAGAACATGGAGTAATAAATGAAACAGAAAGAGAAATGATAAATGGAATATTTAGGTTTGATGACAAACTAGCAAAAGAGGTAATGATACCTAGAACTGAAGTATTCATGTTAGACGGTGACGAAAAAATCGCAGATGTTATAGAAGAAATAGTACATGAGAAATTTTCTCGAATCCCTATCTATGAAGATGAAGTGGATAATATTATTGGAATTTTATATACTAAGGATATTTTTAGTCAATTTATAACTAAAGACATAGATGATATAGAACTTAATAAATTAGTTAGGGAACCCTATTTTGTACCTGAAACAAAGCATATTGATGAACTTTTTAAGGATATAAAGGAAACAAAAAGTCATATGGCTATATTGATAGATGAATATGGAGGTTTTTCGGGGATAGTTACCTTAGAAGACTTGGTAGAAGAAGTTATGGGGAACATATCAGATGAATATGATGAGGATGAACAAGAGATAAGAAAAATTGATGACAATACCTATAGTGTGGATGGACTTTTATCCATATACAGGGTTAATGAAATACTTAATTTGAATATTAATTCTGAGGATACAGATACTATAGGTGGATTCGTTCTTGAGATGCTTGGAACCATCCCTAAAAATATAGAAAATTCAATAGTAAATTACGATAATATAACCTTAAAGATAGAAGAAATGAGTGAAAAAAGAGTAGAAAGAGTGAAGATATTTATACAATGA
- a CDS encoding argininosuccinate synthase, which produces MAKLNKVVLAYSGGLDTSIIITWLKENYGCEVVAVVGDVGQGDELEGLRDRAINTGASEFYVADLKEELVNDFIFPCLKANAIYEGKYLLGTSFARPIIAKRLVEIAKKVGADAIAHGCTGKGNDQVRFELGIKAYAPEMKIIAPWREWDIKSRDEEIDYAIAKNIPITLTRETNYSKDKNLWHLSHEGLDLENPENEPDYDKILELSVSPEKAPDVPTYVTVSFEQGIPKKIDGVEYGPVEIIKKLNELGGKNGIGIIDLVENRLVGMKSRGVYETPGGTILYYAHKELETLCLDRETSHYKELVATKFGELVYFGLWFTPLREALSAFVDKTQETVTGDVKLKLYKGNIINAGITSPYSLYSEEIATFGEDQVYNQKDAEGFINLFGLPITVKSMLSKK; this is translated from the coding sequence ATGGCGAAATTAAATAAGGTTGTTTTAGCATATTCAGGTGGACTTGATACATCTATAATAATAACTTGGCTTAAGGAAAACTATGGTTGTGAAGTTGTAGCTGTAGTAGGCGATGTTGGTCAAGGAGATGAACTAGAAGGATTAAGAGATAGAGCTATCAATACTGGTGCTTCAGAATTTTATGTAGCTGATTTAAAAGAAGAATTAGTTAATGACTTTATTTTTCCTTGTTTGAAAGCAAATGCAATATACGAGGGAAAGTATCTTTTAGGAACATCTTTTGCAAGACCTATAATAGCTAAGAGACTTGTAGAAATAGCAAAAAAAGTAGGGGCAGATGCTATAGCTCACGGTTGTACAGGAAAAGGAAATGACCAAGTGAGATTTGAACTTGGAATAAAGGCATATGCACCAGAAATGAAGATAATAGCTCCTTGGAGAGAATGGGATATAAAATCAAGAGATGAAGAAATAGATTATGCTATAGCAAAAAATATTCCTATAACTTTAACAAGAGAAACAAACTATAGCAAGGATAAGAACTTATGGCATTTAAGCCATGAAGGTTTAGATTTAGAAAATCCGGAAAATGAGCCAGACTATGATAAGATACTAGAACTTTCAGTATCTCCAGAAAAAGCTCCAGATGTACCTACTTATGTAACTGTATCCTTTGAACAAGGTATTCCTAAGAAGATAGATGGAGTTGAATATGGTCCAGTTGAAATTATCAAAAAGCTTAACGAACTAGGTGGAAAAAACGGAATTGGTATCATAGATCTTGTTGAAAATAGATTAGTTGGTATGAAATCAAGGGGAGTATATGAAACTCCAGGTGGAACGATTTTATATTATGCACATAAAGAATTAGAAACATTATGTTTAGATAGAGAAACATCACACTATAAAGAACTAGTTGCAACTAAGTTTGGAGAATTGGTTTACTTTGGTCTATGGTTTACTCCTTTAAGAGAAGCACTAAGTGCATTTGTAGATAAAACACAAGAAACAGTTACTGGAGATGTTAAGTTAAAGCTTTATAAAGGAAATATAATAAATGCTGGAATAACATCACCATATTCTCTTTACAGTGAAGAAATAGCAACCTTTGGAGAAGATCAAGTTTACAACCAAAAGGATGCAGAAGGATTTATAAATCTATTTGGATTGCCAATAACAGTTAAGTCAATGCTTTCAAAAAAATAG